The DNA segment GCGCGAAGGGAATGACCGAGGTTTCCGGGTTCGGCATCGAGGTATAAAGGATGTGCTTGGCGCCGGCCTTCTTGGCTGCCGCGACCGCTGACAGATGCTGGCGCAGGCGCTTACCGGGTTCGTCCAATGCGTCGGTGGAGATGATCAGGATGCGGTCGGCGCCCTTGAAGGCGGCATCCAGCGACGCGGCATCATCGAAATCGGCGGCGCGGGTCTGGACGCCCTTTGCCGCGTAATCGGCCAGTTTTTCGGTGTCGCGGCTGGTGGCGATGATATCGGCAGGGGCGACCTTGCCTGCGGCCAGAAGTTCATCGAGGACGAGCCGGCCAAGCTTGCCGGTGGCGCCGGTGACGAGGAGAGTTTCGGACATGATGGTTCCTTTGTGTGTCAAGTGACGTCGGCTTGTTGCCGAAGCATCCCGTTTGAGATATGGTTCCGAAATGAGACCTTCTCTTATTTCGTCATCTGCCGGCGGATGTAAAGGAGGCAGTTTTTTCTACGGTGGTTACGTGAAGGATACCGAGCCCCATGAACAAGATGACCGGAAAGACCGAAGGCGAGCGCGTGATCGTCGTCATGGGCATGGCGTTTTCCCGCGAGCAATGCCCGGTCCGTGACGTCATCGACAATATCGGCGGCAAGTGGAATACGCTGATGATCCTGGCTTTGGCTGACGGCCCCATGCGGTTTTCCGCACTGCGCCGTCTCATTCCGGATATTTCCCAGCGCATGCTGACCCAGACGCTGCGCGACCTGCAGCGCGACGGCTATATCGGCCGTCAGGTCTTTCCGACGCAGCCGCCCAGCGTCGAATATAGCCTGACCCCGCTTGGCCAGTCCTTTCTCGTGCTGGTGAAGGGGCTGGTCGATTGGTCGGTGGAGCATCATCAGGCGATCCGTTCGGCCCGCACCGAATATGATGCCGCTGCGTGAAAGCATGTGTCTTTCCCGGCTGGACGGTGCGTTGCGCCGGCTGTTAGAGATGCGGCCGGGGCGCTATCCGGATAGGCATGGATGAAACAGATCGATATTGGCGTGGTGGGGGCGGGGCCTGCGGGACTGGCGGTTGCGCTTTTTCTGTCGCGGGCCGGTCACCGCGTTGAAATCCTCGAACGGTTCGAGACCCCGGCGCCGGTTGGCTCAGGCCTGTTGATGCAGCCGACCGGTCTGACGGTGCTGGCAGCCCTTGGTCTGTTCGACACGATCCACGCGCTCGGCAATCGCATCGACCGGCTGCACGGCGCCGACGCCGTCAGCGGCCGCACGGTTCTCGACGTGCGCTACGACGCGGCACCCGGCGGGCGCTACGGGCTGGCGGTGCAGCGCGCGGCACTGTTCAACGCCCTGCACGATGCCGCGGTTGCGGACGGCATTCCGATCCGTACCGGGCTCAATCTGGCTTCGACTGTGCAGCATGGAGGGCGCGCCGAATTGCGGGATCAGGCGGCACGGGTGGTTGGTGATTATGGTCTGGTCATCGATGCCAGCGGCGCGCGCTCGCTACTGGCGGCGGGATCGGAGCGTGCGCCGCGCATTCGCGACCTGGCCTATGGCGCCTTCTGGGCGACGCTGGACGGTGCGGGTGCGCGCTATGATCCAACCGCGCTGTCGCAGCGCTATGACAAGGCCAAGGTGATGATCGGCCTGTTGCCGGCCGGCCGCGCCAGCCCCGGTGATCGCGATAGGGTGGCGTTTTTCTGGAGCCTGAAGATTGCCGATGTCGAAGCGGTCAAGGCGGCCGGTCTGTCGCGGTGGAAATCGGTCATCCGCACTTACTGGCCGGACTGTGAGCCGTTTCTCGATCAGATCGGCGATTGGGAGCAGCTGACGCTGGCGCGCTACGCGCATCGCACTGTGCTTCCGCCCTATAGCGGCAATCTGGTTTTCATCGGCGACAGCGCCCATTCGACCAGCCCGCAGTTGGGGCAGGGCGCCAATATGGCGCTGCTTGATGCAGCAGCGCTTAGCCATGCGCTTGAAATGTCCGGCGATATCCCCTCGGCGCTGGCTGCCTATGCCCGGGCCCGGCGCAATCATGTGCGGCTGTTCCAGCTGTTGTCGCTCGCCTTCACGCCGTTCTACCAGTCGGATTCCACTGCGATTGCATGGATACGCGACCGGCTGGTCTCGACCATTGCCAAGGTGCCGCCCATGCCGGGCCTCTTGGCCGCAATCGTGGCCGGCACCGTGATCGAACCGTTCAAATCCGCCGGGCTGACGGAGCATGACTGGCTTTCGACGTCCTATCAGGCGGATGGAGCTGTGCCGGAATCTGGGGCCGTCAGGTCCAGCGCCCAGATCTGACCGTTGAGGTCCTTGCCGAAGGAATGGTGCGGCTCTTGCCGCCCCAGCGTGAACCCGGCGGCGACATAGATTTTTCGTGCGGACACGAGAATATCATTGGTCCACAGTTCCAGCCGCCGGTAGCCGGCGTCCCTGGCAAAGGCGATGCATTCATCGACCAGTCTCGTGCCGAGACCTTGGCCGCGCGCAGCGGCTTCGACGCTGAGAAGGCGCAGCTTGGCCATCCCTTCGCTGGCGCCCTTGACCAGGAAAATGCTGCCGAGAAATGCGCCGTTGCGTTCCGCGATCCAGCAACGTTCGCAGGCGGGATCGAAATTGCGGATGAAGGCAGCGCAGATCTCCGCGACCAGCGCCTCATATTCGCCGTTCCAGCCATAGGTCTCGGTATACGCCTTCGCCTGGCTGGAAATCACCATGCCCATATCGCCGATCCGGTGCGGCCGGATGGTGATGGGAGCCTCGGTGCTGCTGGCGCCGGAAAGCAATGTTTGCACCAAAGCCATGGCGGCAGCGAGATCGCGGCGGCCTTCTTCTGCGATCGGCTGCAAAAGCGCAACGATGCGTTGGCGCGACCGTTGCGCAAGGTCGGTTGCGACCCCGCAGCCGCGCAGCGTCAGACGCAGCAGGCGGCCACGGCCGTCGGCCGGGTCCTTGGTGGTTTCGAGAAGACCGGCATCGCTGAAGGATTTGAGCATGCGGCTGAGATAGGCGGGGTCGAGCGACAGCTCCTCCGTCAGCCGGGACGCCGAGGTGGTGCCCTTAGCTGCAAGCTCATAGATCACGCGCGCTTCGGTCAGCGTATAGGGGGTGTCCATGAAGGCGCGGTCGAGCACGCCGATCCGGTTGGTGTAGAACCGGTTGAAGGCGCGGATCGCTTCGACCTCGTCGTCGCTAATGTCAGTAAAGGCCTGATGGGACGCAGCGGGCTGGCTGTGTTGCGGCATGGCATTCTCCTTCGAACGCCATGATCGCAATTTATTTGACTGAGTCAAGTATTATGGTGCTGGCTTCAAGCCGCTTTTTTGCCGCCCTGCGACACGCCTTCAAGCGCGAAGGCGACTGCGGCATCCGCGTGGATGGCGGTGGAATCAAAGCCGGGCAATGGCAGGTTTTTCGGGTCCAGAATCAGGCAGATCTCGGTGCAGCCGAGAATGATGGCGTCGGCGCCCTGATTTTTCGCCCGCTCGATGACTGCCATCAAAGCCTGGCGGGAACTGTCGCGGATGATGCCGGCGCAGAGTTCGCTGAAAATGATGTCGTGCACGAGGGTGCGGTCCTCGGCATTCGGCACCATGACATCGACGCCGTCGGCAGCCATGCGGTTGGTGTAGAAGCCATGCTCCATCGTGTAGCGCGTGGCCAAAAGCAGCGGACGCTTGATACCGGCGGCCTTCATCGAGGCGGCCGTTTCATCGATGATGTTGATCAGTGGCACGGCGATTGCGGCCTGAACCTCGTCGGCGATCAGGTGCATCGTGTTGGTGCAGATCAGGACGCAGGAGGCGCCGGCGGCTTCCAATCCTTGTGCGACCTCGGACAAACGCCGGGCGGCGTCATCCCAGCGCCCGGCCTTCTGCATCTCGACGATGGTCTGGAAATCGACGGAATGCAGCATGACTTCGGCGGAATGCAAGGCACCCAGCCGTTCGCGCACGGCCTCGTTGATCATCCGGTAATAGACTGCCGAGCTTTCAAAGCTCATTCCACCGATGAGGCCGATCTTGCGCATGATGCTGTTCCTGTTCCGCTGTGTTTGTTTATGCGCAGATTGTCACTGATACCAGACGGAAAGAGTTCGCTTTGTTGCGTGACATCGGCGGCGTTTGCGCGTATTTTTTGCGCGATTTTAATTCGTGGCGCAAATAATTCTTGCATGCGCGGACATGCCGGGGAGAGCAGGGCGTGCTGGACGAAAGAGACCGGAAGATTCTGTCATTGCTGCAGGAGGATGCGAGCCTGTCGGTTGGCGACCTCGCCGACAGGGTCAGCCTGTCGATCTCCGCCTGTTCCCGCCGCATCCAGCGGCTGGAGGAGACCGGTTATGTCGCCCGCCGGATCGCGGTTCTCGATCGCGACCGGATGGGTGTCCCAACCACGGTATTTGCGCTCATCAAGACCGCGCACCATTCCGACGACTGGATCGACATCTTTCGCAAGGTGATCGCCGATATTCCCGAGATCGTCGAAGCGCACCGGCTGACCGGCAATTACGATTATATCCTCAAGGTCGTCCTGCCGCGCGTCGAACATTACGATGTCATCTACAAGCAGATCGTCCGCAAGGTCGAACTGTTCGATGTCTCGGCCTCGATTTCGATGGAAATCCTCAAGAGTGGCATGTCGGTGCCGGTCGAATATGCGCGATAGATGCCGATAGAGTTACCCGGCCGGACGGAGCAGGGGTGTCATGCCGAAAGTGCAGTTGTATATCTCCCGTGCAAGCTTAGAGATTAGACTGAAAAAACAGGAGATCGGATCATGCCGCAGGATAGTCTTCACCATGTCGTCGTCATCGGTGGCGGGTTCGGCGGATTGCAGCTGGTCAAGGATCTCAAGGGTGCGCCCGTCAGGATCACCCTGATCGACCGGCGCAATCATCACCTTTTCCAGCCGCTGCTCTATCAGGTCGCGACGACGCTGCTGGCCACATCCGAGATCGCCTGGCCGATCCGGCGGCTGTTCCGCGACAGGCCGGAGGTGACGACGCTTCTGGCTGCGGTGGAAAGCGTCGATCCGGTGGCCAGGACCCTGGCACTGGATGGCGGCGAGACCATCGCTTACGACACGCTTGTTCTGGCGACAGGGGCGACGCATGCCTATTTCGGCCATGACGAATGGGAGCCCGTGGCGCCGGGTTTGAAGACGCTTGAGGATGCGACCACCATCCGTCGCCGTCTGCTGCTTGCCTTCGAGCAGGCCGAGCTGGAGACAGATGCCGAGGCGCAGGCCGCGCTCCTGACCTTCACCATTGTCGGTGCCGGGCCAACCGGCGTCGAGCTTGCGGGGATTATTGCAGAGCTTGCGCACGTCACCCTGCCGCAGGAGTTCCGCAATATCGATACGCGCAAGACGCGGGTGATCCTTGTCGAGGCGGGGCCGAGGGTCCTGGCGAGCTTTGCCGAGGAATTGTCCGTTTACGCGCAGGGTGCGCTCGAAAAGCTCGGTGTCGAGGTGCATACCGGCGAGCGGGTGACGGACTGCAGCGCGCAGGGCGTGATGATCGGCGAGCGGTTCCTCGGCAGCCGGACGATCGTCTGGGCAGCCGGCGTCCAGGCTTCACCTGCAGCCAAGTGGCTCAATGTTGCGGCCGACAAGGCGGGCCGCGTCATCGTCGAAAAGAACCTTGGCGCACCTGGTCTTGCCGATGTTTTTGTGGTCGGCGATACCGCCTCCGTCATTCAAGACGACGGCAAGCCGGTGCCGGGGATTGCGCCGGCCGCCAAGCAGCAGGGCGCCTATGTGGCCGGGGTCATCAAGGCGCGGCTGGCGGGGAAGCCCAATTTCCCCCCCTTCCGCTACCGCCATCAGGGCAGTCTTGCAACGATCGGGCGGCGCTCGGCGATCATCGATTTCGGCCGGTTCAAGCTGAAGGGCGCGCTCGCCTGGTGGATCTGGGGCCTTGCCCATATCTACTTCCTGATTGGCACCCGCAGCCGCTTCGTCGTCGCGTGGAGCTGGCTGTGGATCTATCTCAGCGGCCAGCATACCGCCCGGCTGATCACGCAGAAGGAAACGCTGCCGGCGCCGCCAGCCGGGAATGATCAGGGCAGATAGCCGCGACACAGATGAGATATTGCGGGTTGCGGCCATCCGGATGCCGGATGGCCGAAGCATCGTTGGATTACGGAATGATCCGCTGGGCACGCATCTCGCGAAATACCGACAGGAACATCTCGTCGGTCTGCACGTAGTCGTGAAAGCCCAGCCGCCGTGCCTTGCTGCCATCGGCAAAGAAATCGTAGTTCCAGCTGAACACCGCATCGCCGAAACCCCAGGACGAGACGGCTTCATAGGGGTGATCGGCAAGCCGGTATTTTTCCTTCATTGCCTGCCAGAGTGCGGCTTTGTCCGCCATCACCCCATGGAGCGACATCGGCAGCGGTGCCGCCGTTTCCATGTCGAAGAAGCGGGCGATCTTCGGCCACATCTCGTTCCAGCGGAACAGGTCGCCATTGGTGATGTTGAAGGCCTGGTTGGCGCATTGTGGATGGGTGGCGGCCCAGACGGTTGCCCTCGCCAGAAGGCCGGCATCGGTCATTTCGAGCAGCGTATCGTAGGCGCCGGGCTTGCCGGGGAAGCGCAGGGGCAGGCCGAGCTCCTTTGACATCGCCGCATAGAGCCCGATCACCATCGCCAGGTTCATTGGATTGCCGGTGGCGGTGCCGATGACGACGGAGGGGCGCAGCGCCGACCAGGTCCAGGACTTGCCCTGTTGCTGCTTTTGCAAAAACGCCTGCTGGTCCATGTTGAATTCCGGGGGCATGTGATTGTCTTCGTCTTCGCGGGCCGGCGTCTTGAAGGGGCCGAGATGGGCGCCGTAGACCTTGTAACCCTGCATCAGGCTGACATGGGCGAGGTTCGACGCCACCTGTTCGATGGCGGTGACGGCATTGACCAGCATGGCGAGATTGGGCGCGACCAGCGCCGCGAAGGTCGGGCGCTCCTGGTAGGCAGTGTAGAAAACATGAGTCACGCCCATGAGATCGGCGAGTTTGTTCAAGCAATCTGTGGGATCGAGCAGATCGACGGAAATATGCCGGATCTTCCCGGTCGATTGCCCGCCGCGCCGCGACAGGCCGATTACCGACCAATCGTCCAATGTTTCGAGATGCCGGGCGAGATTGCCGCCGATGACGCCGTTGGCGCCGACGATGAGGGCGGTTTTGTGCAGGTCCATGACAGTCTCCTATGTGTCGATGGATCAGATATGGACGCGCGCCGATTTGAGAACTAGACAACGGTAAGGCATAGGATTTGTGAGGTGACGGCACAATGGCGCGGCTGGATATCAATCGTTCCGGCGAGATGGAAGTGTTCGTGCGGGTGGTCGATCTCGGCGGCTTCTCGGCCGCCGCCCGTGATTTTGCCATGACGCCGTCTGCGGTCAGCAAACTGGTGACGCGGCTGGAAACCCGGCTGAACGCGCGCCTGGTCAACCGCTCGACGCGCAAGCTGCAGCTGACGCCGGAAGGCTGCCGCTACTACGAACATGGCGTGCAGGTTCTGGCCAATCTCGATGAGGCGGAGCGGGCGGCTGCTACCCCCGACAGCCCGAGCGGCCGCATTCGCGTCAGCACCAATGTGCCATTTGCCCGCCACATGCTTTTGCCGGTGCTTCCCGAATTCCTGGCGCAGTTTCCCGAGGTCTCGCTCGACCTGTCGCTCACCGATCACGTCGTCGATCTACTTGACGATCGCACTGATGTCGCCGTGCGGGCGGGGCCGCTTAAGAGTTCGGCGCTGATGGCGCGCAGGCTTGGTGCCGTGAAGATGCATATCACTGCCGCACCCGCCTATCTCGAACGCAAGGGCATGCCCCGGCATCCCGGCGATCTGGCTGATCACAATCTGCTCGGTCCGAACTATGTCCGCGCAAGCGGCGGCTGGCCATTCTGCATCGATGGCGTGGACCGGGTGATCAAGCCGGTGGGCAGCATCCAGGCGAGCGATGGCGAGGCGTTGCGGGAATTGGCGCTGTCGGGCGCCGGGTTAGCGCGGCTTGCGGATTTTCAGGTGCGGCGCGATTTCGCGGAAGGCCGGCTGGTCCCTGTTCTGCAGGTGTTTACGGCATCAGACAGCGAAGAGGTGCACGCGATCTTTCTCGGGCAGGGCGGCCATATGCCGGCGCGGGTGCGGGTGTTTCTCGATTTCCTAGCCGAACGCTGCCG comes from the Pararhizobium qamdonense genome and includes:
- a CDS encoding winged helix-turn-helix transcriptional regulator; this encodes MNKMTGKTEGERVIVVMGMAFSREQCPVRDVIDNIGGKWNTLMILALADGPMRFSALRRLIPDISQRMLTQTLRDLQRDGYIGRQVFPTQPPSVEYSLTPLGQSFLVLVKGLVDWSVEHHQAIRSARTEYDAAA
- a CDS encoding FAD-dependent oxidoreductase; this encodes MKQIDIGVVGAGPAGLAVALFLSRAGHRVEILERFETPAPVGSGLLMQPTGLTVLAALGLFDTIHALGNRIDRLHGADAVSGRTVLDVRYDAAPGGRYGLAVQRAALFNALHDAAVADGIPIRTGLNLASTVQHGGRAELRDQAARVVGDYGLVIDASGARSLLAAGSERAPRIRDLAYGAFWATLDGAGARYDPTALSQRYDKAKVMIGLLPAGRASPGDRDRVAFFWSLKIADVEAVKAAGLSRWKSVIRTYWPDCEPFLDQIGDWEQLTLARYAHRTVLPPYSGNLVFIGDSAHSTSPQLGQGANMALLDAAALSHALEMSGDIPSALAAYARARRNHVRLFQLLSLAFTPFYQSDSTAIAWIRDRLVSTIAKVPPMPGLLAAIVAGTVIEPFKSAGLTEHDWLSTSYQADGAVPESGAVRSSAQI
- a CDS encoding bifunctional helix-turn-helix transcriptional regulator/GNAT family N-acetyltransferase, with product MPQHSQPAASHQAFTDISDDEVEAIRAFNRFYTNRIGVLDRAFMDTPYTLTEARVIYELAAKGTTSASRLTEELSLDPAYLSRMLKSFSDAGLLETTKDPADGRGRLLRLTLRGCGVATDLAQRSRQRIVALLQPIAEEGRRDLAAAMALVQTLLSGASSTEAPITIRPHRIGDMGMVISSQAKAYTETYGWNGEYEALVAEICAAFIRNFDPACERCWIAERNGAFLGSIFLVKGASEGMAKLRLLSVEAAARGQGLGTRLVDECIAFARDAGYRRLELWTNDILVSARKIYVAAGFTLGRQEPHHSFGKDLNGQIWALDLTAPDSGTAPSA
- a CDS encoding aspartate/glutamate racemase family protein, producing the protein MRKIGLIGGMSFESSAVYYRMINEAVRERLGALHSAEVMLHSVDFQTIVEMQKAGRWDDAARRLSEVAQGLEAAGASCVLICTNTMHLIADEVQAAIAVPLINIIDETAASMKAAGIKRPLLLATRYTMEHGFYTNRMAADGVDVMVPNAEDRTLVHDIIFSELCAGIIRDSSRQALMAVIERAKNQGADAIILGCTEICLILDPKNLPLPGFDSTAIHADAAVAFALEGVSQGGKKAA
- a CDS encoding Lrp/AsnC family transcriptional regulator; amino-acid sequence: MLDERDRKILSLLQEDASLSVGDLADRVSLSISACSRRIQRLEETGYVARRIAVLDRDRMGVPTTVFALIKTAHHSDDWIDIFRKVIADIPEIVEAHRLTGNYDYILKVVLPRVEHYDVIYKQIVRKVELFDVSASISMEILKSGMSVPVEYAR
- a CDS encoding NAD(P)/FAD-dependent oxidoreductase, producing MPQDSLHHVVVIGGGFGGLQLVKDLKGAPVRITLIDRRNHHLFQPLLYQVATTLLATSEIAWPIRRLFRDRPEVTTLLAAVESVDPVARTLALDGGETIAYDTLVLATGATHAYFGHDEWEPVAPGLKTLEDATTIRRRLLLAFEQAELETDAEAQAALLTFTIVGAGPTGVELAGIIAELAHVTLPQEFRNIDTRKTRVILVEAGPRVLASFAEELSVYAQGALEKLGVEVHTGERVTDCSAQGVMIGERFLGSRTIVWAAGVQASPAAKWLNVAADKAGRVIVEKNLGAPGLADVFVVGDTASVIQDDGKPVPGIAPAAKQQGAYVAGVIKARLAGKPNFPPFRYRHQGSLATIGRRSAIIDFGRFKLKGALAWWIWGLAHIYFLIGTRSRFVVAWSWLWIYLSGQHTARLITQKETLPAPPAGNDQGR
- a CDS encoding SDR family oxidoreductase; this encodes MDLHKTALIVGANGVIGGNLARHLETLDDWSVIGLSRRGGQSTGKIRHISVDLLDPTDCLNKLADLMGVTHVFYTAYQERPTFAALVAPNLAMLVNAVTAIEQVASNLAHVSLMQGYKVYGAHLGPFKTPAREDEDNHMPPEFNMDQQAFLQKQQQGKSWTWSALRPSVVIGTATGNPMNLAMVIGLYAAMSKELGLPLRFPGKPGAYDTLLEMTDAGLLARATVWAATHPQCANQAFNITNGDLFRWNEMWPKIARFFDMETAAPLPMSLHGVMADKAALWQAMKEKYRLADHPYEAVSSWGFGDAVFSWNYDFFADGSKARRLGFHDYVQTDEMFLSVFREMRAQRIIP
- a CDS encoding LysR family transcriptional regulator, which translates into the protein MARLDINRSGEMEVFVRVVDLGGFSAAARDFAMTPSAVSKLVTRLETRLNARLVNRSTRKLQLTPEGCRYYEHGVQVLANLDEAERAAATPDSPSGRIRVSTNVPFARHMLLPVLPEFLAQFPEVSLDLSLTDHVVDLLDDRTDVAVRAGPLKSSALMARRLGAVKMHITAAPAYLERKGMPRHPGDLADHNLLGPNYVRASGGWPFCIDGVDRVIKPVGSIQASDGEALRELALSGAGLARLADFQVRRDFAEGRLVPVLQVFTASDSEEVHAIFLGQGGHMPARVRVFLDFLAERCRVG